In Candidatus Cloacimonadota bacterium, the following are encoded in one genomic region:
- the pdhA gene encoding pyruvate dehydrogenase (acetyl-transferring) E1 component subunit alpha — MFNYKLLDKYDPIHNKAYQLIDNAGKPLDAKWEPSLSKDQILKAYKDLLFERTADLMAVSYQRQGRMYTYPPNLGQEAIHIAAGMVTKEQDWLVPAFRELGAWLAKGVSLREIFLYFKGQEDGSRFEKANRMLPVSVPIASQLVHAAGLGYAINYHKEKDAAVFAYVGDGGTSEGDFHEALNFAAVWNTPVIFIVQNNQFAISVPLKMQTKSINIAVKGIAYNVPSLLVDGNDFFAMHDALSFARKHATSGKGPFLIEARTYRAGAHTTSDDPSKYRSKEEEQLWAEKDPLKRLKGYIKHAKLDALKDEEKLIKEFKKHIDSEFEAAEKHPDYPLDDVFGYMYEEIPDELKRQKNNYENYLRGAK; from the coding sequence ATGTTCAACTACAAGTTATTAGATAAATATGATCCCATTCATAATAAAGCCTATCAATTGATCGATAATGCGGGCAAACCCTTGGATGCAAAATGGGAACCCTCTCTTTCGAAAGATCAAATCCTTAAGGCGTATAAGGATTTGCTGTTTGAGCGCACAGCCGACCTAATGGCAGTGAGTTATCAACGTCAGGGCAGGATGTATACCTACCCCCCAAATCTGGGGCAGGAAGCCATTCATATTGCCGCCGGTATGGTCACGAAAGAGCAAGATTGGCTGGTACCGGCTTTTCGCGAATTAGGTGCCTGGCTGGCAAAGGGAGTTAGCCTTCGAGAAATATTCCTTTATTTTAAAGGCCAAGAAGATGGTTCTCGCTTCGAAAAAGCTAACCGAATGCTACCGGTATCGGTGCCTATCGCCTCTCAATTGGTACACGCTGCAGGTTTGGGTTATGCAATCAATTATCATAAAGAAAAAGATGCCGCAGTATTTGCCTATGTAGGCGATGGTGGTACTTCTGAAGGCGATTTTCATGAAGCCTTGAACTTTGCTGCTGTGTGGAATACCCCGGTTATCTTCATTGTGCAAAACAATCAATTTGCCATCTCAGTGCCGCTGAAGATGCAGACTAAATCCATCAACATTGCGGTGAAAGGCATTGCATACAATGTCCCCTCACTTTTAGTAGATGGCAACGATTTCTTCGCTATGCACGATGCGCTTTCTTTTGCCCGCAAGCACGCAACAAGCGGTAAAGGTCCCTTCCTTATTGAGGCTCGCACCTATCGTGCCGGAGCCCATACTACATCTGACGATCCCTCCAAATATCGCAGCAAAGAAGAGGAACAGCTTTGGGCAGAGAAGGATCCGTTAAAACGTTTAAAAGGTTACATCAAACATGCCAAGCTTGACGCCCTAAAGGATGAGGAAAAACTCATTAAAGAATTCAAAAAACATATTGATAGTGAATTTGAAGCAGCAGAAAAGCATCCGGACTATCCTTTGGACGATGTCTTTGGCTATATGTATGAAGAGATTCCGGACGAACTAAAGCGTCAGAAGAACAACTATGAAAACTATTTGAGAGGTGCAAAATGA